The following DNA comes from Mastomys coucha isolate ucsf_1 unplaced genomic scaffold, UCSF_Mcou_1 pScaffold11, whole genome shotgun sequence.
GTCTACTAAGAAGACACGAGCATGTTCACTGTGTCTGTACTGTCAGGctgctgggtggggtggggggaagacacGGATCCCTCATCCTGATGCAGGAAGCTGGTGGGTATCACGCCTGTCTAGTTCATTTGTGCTGACCTCATAATGTACCCCAGAACAGTGGGTTTGCAGGAAGTTGAGCAGGGGTAGCCTAGAGAGCTTCTGCAGAGAGGTAGGGTGTTCCAAATGGCTCCCAGTGCCCCAACTCTGCCATGTGTGGATGGCCTCAGTTAGGAAGGAGATGGGCTCTTGGACATGTCACCCTGCTCTTGGCCTGGTGTATCCTCTTCTTTCTGCTCCAACTTGAAGTTCTGTGAACAAGGTCATAGGTGAACCTGACCCTGTATTTGTCCAATTATAGTTCTGAGGCAGTTAGGGGTCGCAAAGGCAGGCAAAATCCCATGTGTTGGGTTATACTGCACATCTCTGAAGAAATCATCTCCTTTTCTTCACATACCTGAAACTGGGCCTGACTTACCTCAAGCTCCTGTAAAACCTCATCCATGAAGTCCTGGGAACTTTCTTTGTAAGCCACAGCTAATCGAATAGCATCATTGAAGAGCTGAAAGTGAGGTGGAAATGGTGGAAGTGTAGTTGTGGGTAGGACCCTGGATGCTGCAGTCTCACCCCTCACTGGCCCCTCTCGTCACCCTGATCCCACAGGCAGTGGACTGTCTCACCAAATGCGGTCCTCCCAATCTCTGTCCTTTGCTGCACTCAGCCAtgccctgtccctgcctcctcctccccctcctctcctccatgtGACTCCAGGACTCCTCAGCCCGGAGTCGGCAAACTGCCTCTGGGCTGTCATTACCTTCACGACATTGGTACCATCAGCAGCAGAGACAAAGTACAGGGGTAGGGAGAACTTCTTGGCAAAACTGAAATTCTTCTGAGTCATCTGTATGTCTGCTGCAGAGAGAAGTAGGGCATTGGCTTGTCCACACAGGCAAAGGGAAGATTTTTGCAGGCAGGGTCAGTGGGGAAGGGACTGTCAGGGACTGCCCTTGACATGGGTAATGGGGTCTGTGTCTTGGGAGGACAGGGTCTTGCTGCTGGCCCCCGATTAGAAAGGGAGCATcttgggaaggaaaaacaaagctgCCCATTCCTTGACAGAAGGAAATGTGTGGGCTCAGTCCCCAGGAATTACTGTCACCCAGGTGCAGGGATGGCCCCACCATCAATTTTATTGGCCACCAGGATGCATGGGATCTCCGGCCTGAACTCCCGAAGTTCTGCATACCAGGTACCCAGGTTCTTATAGGTGATTTTCCTCTGAACATCAAATACCTACAGAGGGTAGAAGACAGTTTAGATGTGTCAAAGTATTTTACCAGTTCCAGACAACACACTCAAACAGGTGTATACAAACTCAGATCCAGCACCTTCAGAACAGGGCCAGAGAGAAACTAATGGGCGTGTATCACAAATGGAAGTCAGTCCCAGACAGAGAAGAGGTTAAGTTCAAATACAAATGCCAGAGCAGGACTGAAACAAAAATGGCTGTCCCCCTGTCCactgtgtttgtggtgtgtgtgtgtgtgtgtgtgtgtgtgtgtgtgagagagagagagagagagagagagagagagagagagagagagagagagagagagagagagagagagagagagagagagagagagagagagagagagaaagagaaagagagagagagggagggagggagggagggagggaaggaggggtggagggggggcggggagggagagagagagagggagacagactgACTTCTGGTTACATTGTTTCATTTGCCTTGTTTCACACTCTTTTATTTAGTGCCCTTGGTTATTAGAATTAAGACTTTTTAAGTTCTCAAGGGCTTTTGTGCTTAAAGGGCTGTGGAGGAACAGGTGACActtccatgaccccttcattgTCCTCATCCACCACTGGCAAGCCTCTCCAGGTGGCCTTTATGTGCACACAACACTATCTGACTATGGGTACCAGTACTCAAgtcctgtgcatgcacacaggacATTGTAACCATAAAACATCAGAGGAGGCTGCATAGAGATGGTGGCATCTAAGCAGAGACTGGATCACGAGCAACATTTCTGGTCAACGGATTTAAACTGCAGAAAATTGAGGGATGAGCAGATGGGAGATGGTGAGCAGAATGGGCCAGTCTCTGTATCCCTTTTGTGCCACTCCTTATGGATGAGATGGTGCCCACTCACAATGAGAGCAGCAGTGTGCATAATATAGGAGGTAGGGCTAGGAGGTTAGGTGGTGTCAAATGCTATAAAGTGCCAGGGCAAATTTACATGTTGTAGGTAGACTCACAACAATGGTGTCAACTTGTGTTCTATCAGACCTGCAgcacctgcttccttccttcGTGATTGGGGCCAGAAGGACTTACTATCACAACAATATGGCATCTACCTGGGTCTGTTTACAGACCCAGTCTTGAGGTCAGGCAGCCATTCCGTGACCTAGTCCACTTCAGCTCTTATTGACAAAGTGTCCTCACTTGGTGACAGTCCCTATGGTTCCTAATTCAGAGAACTAGACTATGGGACTGGGGCTCGGCTCAGGGGTAGAATGCATACATCTACACACAAAGTCAGTCCTGTTTACTTCCTAGTACCAAACCCAATCAAAACCAAACTGAATCAAACCTCACATCAGCCTACTGACTCATGTGTCACAGGTGCTTGGTattcatgaaaatgttttatctgtggattaaaagaaaaacatattccttctcagCATGTAAGAGTGGTGGCCTAGAAAACgagcctgggagctcagaggcagGAACTCCCAGGAGACAGATTTTTAGTCTCACTAGAGCCCTGTGCACAAGTGACTTCTGGGGACTTTTGTGCAGTCTATCACCCGAAGCGATTATTGCATGGACCCATGGTAGCTACCCTTGAGAGCACAGTGAGAGCCTTCGAGGGAGGCGAGGGCTGGTCTGAGAGGGAGAGCCTTTCACAAGGTAATGGCTGGCAAGCCCTTGAAGTTTCCCTGTGGGCGTAGCCAGCGGTGGCCCTGTCTCAGCCATGTTTTCTTTGAACACTGAATGGCTAGGGGAGCCCAGCTTCTGTGCTTTCTCTTATCTGTCCTCATCTGAGGACAGCTCCTCTGGCATATGTGTTTTTAGAAGCATCTGGGTGGCCTTGAACAACCCTCTCCTACATATCTATATTTGGTAGTGGGGCTGAGAACTGTTGATCCCTTGTCTCTTTACCCCTCAGGCCAGAATTGTccagtgccatttttttttttttttatacactgcccagctggtttcaTACCATGATGCAGGCGTGAGCCTTGTGGTAGTAGGAAGCATGCATGCTCTGGAACCGCTCCTGGCCTGCTGTATCCCAGAAGTCTGCAACAAGAACACAACTGTCTGCTCAACAGGGCTGAGGGGCAGAGAGACTCCTAAATGTGCCAAGCATTTCCATGCAGGTGTCCATGCAAAACCATGAGTGTATGGTGAGCCATGTACATGCAATGGTATgtggaggaagacagacagaagaaaggacaGTGCAGATAGGGAGTCCCAGAAGGCGGAGCATGGGTGCCCCTTGTCCCCACACTGAAAATAGGACCCTTCAAGATCTAAATTTCCACAGATGGTGGACAGTCAGGATACATGGCCTGGTGACCCCAAGGGAAGGTCATGTCCTACATTTGAGAAGTGGTTATGCCACAGATGTATCTATTTATACTAGCCCTACAGTTAATCCCTGCAGTGAGAAAGTTTACTCCCTGTCAAAGGCCTTGTGCTCTTTGTCTTCCAGGGTCTGCTTTCCTGAACCCCGCCCTGCACTGTCCTGGCCCAGGGGCTGTGAGGCTGTAGGCCCTTGTgcacctcctttcccttcctaCCACTCCTGCCCCACTCCCACTCAGCGTGGCCCGAGGGCCCGTGCTGCTCACCCACAAGGATGGTCTTGCCGTCTACTGTGGCCGTGTGCTTATACAGAGTCAGAGCATATGTGGACAGTTGCTGTGGCTGGCTGGATGCAGGTTAAGGAGAAAGGTGACTAAACAGAGGTAAGGGaatggggatgggagggaggaatgggTCCTCTCCTTACTTagcttttcttaaatttttgaggcaggtctcactatgtagttctggctggcccgGCACTTactatgcagaccaagctggcctcaaactcacagagctctgcctgggattaaaggtgtgtgccatcacacctggccctTTTTTGTTGAGATAGCTTTTCCAATGTAGCCTCAAATGTGGGTATCCTGACTTTGTCCTCTTTATAAAGAAGTTAGGTTTCAAGTTGAATAAattctacagacagacagacagaggcatcTTCAGTGGCACAAGTGTAAGGAAGGGGCTGGGAGAATGTCCTGGATACCTGAGTGTGAGGTCACATGGAGCAGAATTTTACAGAGAAGTGGTGTCACAATGCTCTAAAGTGTAACTGTGgacattttaaaactttcatgGACAGAGTTCTAATAGGCTAGAGCATCATGACTGTCGCACAGTAAAAACCACCTGGCAGCTGACAAAGCATCACACACTgaagttcatgtgtgtgtgagaaacacTAACAGCATACCTGGGGAACAGTTTAATGAGCCATGCTGAAGCGTCACAAGTTGGCTTGGTATATAGTGTCTGGGGCTAAGGTCAGGGGAGAGGAATCAGCTCTGCAGTTCTTGCCTGTGGCCCTCATGGGTCCACTCAGGGAACTTTTAAAAGAAGCTCCAAGTTGCAGCCCCTTATTCTAAATCTGTAAGGCACGGCAGCTCATAGGATGAGGGAAAAGCTGATACCCCACAATTTATAAAGTTTATTCCTACCAAAGATGTTTTAGGCTATAAGGAAAGAGGTTAAATAATTTACCCAAGGTCAGAACTAGTAATGAGGAGGCAAAATTCGTACCCAGGCATTTGACCCAGACTAAGTGCTGTCTGCTATCCTTCCCGCCTTCCTGGCAGGAAGCAAATGTAAGTGATTTCTGGCAGCAGCGGCCTGGACTGTATGGGTCAACCAGTGAGGAGCCAGTGTGAAGGAAACCCGCGGGTCTTCCCTGGGCTGTGGACTGGAGGTTAGGATGCACAAGAACATCAGGAACAAAGGACATTGCAAGTCTTTAAGGATACAATCCATCCATGAGAAACCTCTCCATGAGTCTGTAAAGGAAATGTGGGAAGTCACAGGTCATGTACCATCTCTAGCTTCTTGTCCCTACTTTGTCACCCCCTGAGCTGACAACTTGGAAGCCACCTGAGGCTTCCTATCTCTTGCTAACTCTGCCACAGTTTTTAGTCAAGCCTGCACAAGGGAATCACCATTACCAAGCCCACAGAGCCAAACCACTGGCATATCCCAATGGTCAATCTGCATGGGGTTTTCCAGTCCA
Coding sequences within:
- the Rabl2b gene encoding rab-like protein 2B isoform X2, giving the protein MAGDRSKSCELDQEKYDAHENVKIICLGDSAVGKSKLMERFLMDGFQPQQLSTYALTLYKHTATVDGKTILVDFWDTAGQERFQSMHASYYHKAHACIMVFDVQRKITYKNLGTWYAELREFRPEIPCILVANKIDDIQMTQKNFSFAKKFSLPLYFVSAADGTNVVKLFNDAIRLAVAYKESSQDFMDEVLQELENFKLEQKEEDTPGQEQGDMSKSPSPS
- the Rabl2b gene encoding rab-like protein 2B isoform X1, giving the protein MAGDRSKSCELDQEKYDAHENVKIICLGDSAVGKSKLMERFLMDGFQPQQLSTYALTLYKHTATVDGKTILVDFWDTAGQERFQSMHASYYHKAHACIMVFDVQRKITYKNLGTWYAELREFRPEIPCILVANKIDADIQMTQKNFSFAKKFSLPLYFVSAADGTNVVKLFNDAIRLAVAYKESSQDFMDEVLQELENFKLEQKEEDTPGQEQGDMSKSPSPS
- the Rabl2b gene encoding rab-like protein 2B isoform X3 is translated as MHASYYHKAHACIMVFDVQRKITYKNLGTWYAELREFRPEIPCILVANKIDADIQMTQKNFSFAKKFSLPLYFVSAADGTNVVKLFNDAIRLAVAYKESSQDFMDEVLQELENFKLEQKEEDTPGQEQGDMSKSPSPS